Genomic DNA from Lagenorhynchus albirostris chromosome 9, mLagAlb1.1, whole genome shotgun sequence:
ATAAATGCATTTTGAACCTTAACATTTATCGTAAATACTCACcacatttgttttagttttgaatTATTAGTTGTaattttttctggatattttttgctttttgtttatttgaagcactttatttgaaaattcatatataaacatacaattGAAAAGAACAGAGATGCATACATCAATGTAATAGACAATAGATTCTAAGTAATATAATGTCTGTTTGTGTTTTAAGGAAAGGATTAATTTTCCACCTGGCAAAAAAGTTGCCAGAGAACACCTGCTGTTATTTTGTACTTTTGAAACAAGATTTCTGAGCCAAAATTCTTCACTTCTTTATTTGTGTTTGAAAGATTCACTATTCCAGTAACTGGCCATTCTCAAAATTTTCAGGTTGATTTGTCAAAATGAACTCATCATTATATCTTCTGTCAAGAATATCAGActtgaactctcagcttttggaTTGTTACTTTATAATTTACGTACATGGTCCATAAAAACAATATACACTCCACtgctgaaatgaaaaggcaaaaccaaAGCTCTGTGGTTGAATTCATCCTCTCGGGCTTTTCTAATTTTCCTGAACTCCAAGGGCagctctttggggttttcttggtTGATTACCTGGTGACTCTGATGGGAAATGCCATCATTATAGTCATCATTTCCCTGGAACAGAGCTTATACGTTCCCATGTATTTGTTTCTCCTGAACTTGTCTGTGGTGTATGTGAGTTTCAGTGCAGTCATTATGCCTGAAATGCTGGTGGCCCTCTCcaatgaaaaaaaagtatgatCACCTTTGCAGGCTGTTTTGCACAGAcgtatttcattcttctttttggtGGGACCGAATGTTTTCTCCTGGGGGCAATGGCTTATGACCAATTTGCTGCAATCTGCCGTCCTCTGAGCTACCCAATGATTATGAACAAAGGGTTTTCATGAAATTAGTTATATTCTCATGGGTCTCAGGGATCATGGTGGCTACTGTGCAGACCTCATGGGTTTTTAGTTTTCCCTTCTGTGGCCCCAATGAAATTAATCATCTTTTCTGTGAGACTCCCCCAAGGCAATTAATCATCTTTTCTGTGAGACTCCCCCAAGGCTAGAGCTTGCATGTGCAGACATCCTTTTATTTGAAATCTATGCATTCACTGGCACCGTTTTGATTGTTATGCTTCCTTTCTTGTTGATACTCCTGTCTTACATTCCAATCCTCTCTGCCATCCTGAAGATGTCATCAACCACTGGGAGGCAAAAGGCCTTTTCCACCTGTGCCTCCTATTTCATGTCTGTTACCCTCTTCTGTGGCACAGCCAGTATGACTTACTTACAACCCAAATCTGGCTACTCCCCAGAAACCAAGAAGCTGATGTCCTTGTCTTACTCACTTCTTAACGCCTCTGCTGAATCCACTGATCTACAATTTGAGAAACAGTGAGCTGAAAAGAgctttgatgaaattatggctaaGAAAAGTGGATTTATATACATTCTGACTATGCTGAGAAGCCATGTGACATTTGGTCAATGCTGGACTgaactttatttaaatttaat
This window encodes:
- the LOC132525264 gene encoding LOW QUALITY PROTEIN: olfactory receptor 10A3-like (The sequence of the model RefSeq protein was modified relative to this genomic sequence to represent the inferred CDS: inserted 1 base in 1 codon; deleted 3 bases in 2 codons), which encodes MKRQNQSSVVEFILSGFSNFPELQGQLFGVFLVDYLVTLMGNAIIIVIISLEQSLYVPMYLFLLNLSVVYVSFSAVIMPEMLVALSNEKSMITFAGCFAQTYFILLFGGTECFLLGAMAYDQFAAICRPLSYPMIMNKGXFMKLVIFSWVSGIMVATVQTSWVFSFPFCGPNEINHLFCETPPRLELACADILLFEIYAFTGTVLIVMLPFLLILLSYIPILSAILKMSSTTGRQKAFSTCASYFMSVTLFCGTASMTYLQPKSGYSPETKKLMSLSYSLLTPLLNPLIYNLRNSELKRALMKLWLRKVDLYTF